The Anaerolineales bacterium nucleotide sequence TGGGGAGGGCGCCCAACGGTGGTCCGGGCGAATTGCCGAGGTCGGGCGGCCTCAGTAGAATTGAAGGCACCTGGATCAGGGAAGGGCGGGATGGACGAACTCCGGCTGCGTATCCTCACCGATGGAAAGAACCTCGGCAACGGCATCCTCAAGGTTGACGGCTTCATCAACCACCAGGTCGATCCCCGCCTGATGGACGCCTGCGGCCGGGCTCTAGCCGACCTGTTCTCTTCGCTGGGCGCGACCAAAGTCCTGACGGCGGAGATATCGGGGATCGCGCCCGCGCTGACCACGGCCTTTCATCTCGGCCTGCCGGTGGTATATGCCCGCAAGACCAAGCCCATCACGATGCCGGATCAGATCTACCTGACACTCGCCCCGTCCCACACCAAA carries:
- a CDS encoding xanthine phosphoribosyltransferase, producing MDELRLRILTDGKNLGNGILKVDGFINHQVDPRLMDACGRALADLFSSLGATKVLTAEISGIAPALTTAFHLGLPVVYARKTKPITMPDQIYLTLAPSHTK